In one Pogona vitticeps strain Pit_001003342236 chromosome 14, PviZW2.1, whole genome shotgun sequence genomic region, the following are encoded:
- the YPEL1 gene encoding protein yippee-like 1 has product MVKMTKSKTFQAYLPNCHRTYSCIHCRAHLANHDELISKSFQGSQGRAYLFNSVVNVGCGPAEERVLLTGLHAVADIYCENCKTTLGWKYEHAFESSQKYKEGKFIIELAHMIKDNGWE; this is encoded by the exons ATGGTAAAAATGACAAAATCCAAAACGTTCCAGGCTTACCTGCCAAATTGTCATCGAACGTACAGCTGTATCCACTGCAGAGCCCATCTAGCCAATCATGATGAACTGATTTCCAAG tCCTTTCAGGGAAGCCAGGGACGAGCCTACCTCTTTAATTCAGT GGTAAATGTCGGCTGTGGTCCTGCAGAAGAGAGAGTTCTTCTGACAGGCTTGCATGCAGTAGCAGATATTTATTGTGAAAACTGCAAAACCACTCTTGGATGGAAATAC GAACATGCATTTGAGAGCAGTCAGAAATACAAAGAAGGAAAATTCATCATCGAACTGGCCCACATGATCAAAGACAATGGCTGGGAGTAA